The Minwuia thermotolerans genome includes a window with the following:
- a CDS encoding helix-turn-helix domain-containing protein — protein sequence MAQKARNADPNDIMAEIRKRIGSMSELARRHGVSTSTIRCATRRPQPTGNRIIAEFLGRSVHELWPEWFDADGNRRLSSLNRSAGRGRSQCQKREAA from the coding sequence ATGGCCCAGAAGGCAAGGAACGCAGACCCGAACGACATCATGGCCGAGATCCGCAAGCGGATCGGGTCCATGTCGGAACTCGCGCGCCGTCACGGCGTCTCGACCTCGACGATCCGCTGCGCCACCCGCAGGCCGCAGCCGACCGGCAACCGCATCATCGCCGAGTTCCTGGGCCGGAGCGTGCACGAACTCTGGCCCGAATGGTTCGACGCCGACGGCAACCGCCGTCTCTCCAGCCTGAACCGTAGCGCCGGGCGCGGCCGGAGTCAGTGTCAAAAGCGGGAGGCGGCGTAG